The Meriones unguiculatus strain TT.TT164.6M chromosome 1, Bangor_MerUng_6.1, whole genome shotgun sequence genome has a segment encoding these proteins:
- the LOC110562674 gene encoding olfactory receptor 10D1B: MRYLSVVTQFLLLGIPNTEGLETMLFVLFLSFYIFTLMGNISILLAIVSSSRLHTPMYFFLCKLSIFDIFFPSVSSPKMLFYLSGHSRAISYAGCVCQLFFYHFLGCTECFLYTVMAYDRFVAICYPLRYSVIMSHRVCAILATGTSFFGCIQATFLTALTFQLPYCGPNEVDYYFCDIPVMLKLACADTSVLEMVGFISVGLMPLSCFFLILTSYSCIVCSILQIRSAEGRRKAFSTCSAHLTAILLFYMPVVLIYLRPTPSPWLDATVQVLNNLVTPMLNPLIYSLRNKEVKSSLWKILHNPGFLPEKL, encoded by the coding sequence ATGAGGTATCTCTCCGTAGTGACTCAGTTTCTCCTGCTCGGCATCCCAAACACAGAGGGCCTGGAAACCATGCTCTTTGtcctgtttttatctttttacatCTTCACCCTGATGGGAAACATATCGATCTTACTGGCGATTGTCTCCTCCAGTCGGCTTCATAcgcccatgtacttcttcctatGTAAGTTGTCTATTTTTGACATATTCTTCCCTTCTGTGAGCTCTCCCAAGATGCTGTTCTACCTCTCAGGTCACAGCCGAGCCATCTCCTACGCAGGCTGTGTGTGCCAGCTCTTCTTCTACCATTTCCTGGGTTGTACTGAATGTTTCCTGTACACAgtgatggcctatgaccgctTTGTTGCCATATGCTATCCTCTACGTTACTCAGTGATTATGAGCCACAGAGTATGTGCCATCCTGGCCACGGGGACATCATTTTTTGGCTGCATTCAGGCTACCTTTCTGACCGCTCTCACCTTCCAGTTGCCCTACTGTGGCCCCAATGAGGTGGACTACTACTTCTGTGACATCCCTGTGATGCTAAAGCTGGCTTGTGCAGACACATCAGTTCTGGAGATGGTGGGGTTCATCAGCGTGGGCCTGAtgcctctcagctgcttctttcTCATTCTCACCTCCTATAGCTGCATCGTATGTTCTATTCTGCAGATCCGCTCTGCTGAGGGCCGGCGTAAGGCCTTCTCTACCTGCAGTGCCCACCTCACTGCCATCTTGCTTTTCTACATGCCAGTGGTTCTCATTTACTTAAGGCCAACCCCAAGCCCTTGGCTGGATGCAACTGTTCAGGTCTTAAATAATCTGGTCACCCCTATGCTGAACCCATTGATCTACAGTCTCAGGAATAAAGAGGTGAAATCGTCACTGTGGAAGATCCTACATAACCCTGGTTTCCTTCCTGAGAAGTTGTAA
- the LOC110562676 gene encoding olfactory receptor 10D3: MKMKNCSVVTEFILLGIPHTEGLETVLFVLFLPFYTCTLLGNVSILVAVISSTRLHTPMYFFLGNLSVFDMGFSSVTCPKMLLYLMGLSRLISYQDCVSQLFFFHFLGSIECFLYTVMAYDRFAAICHPLRYSIIMNSRVCVALAVGTWLLGCLHSIILTSLTFALPYCGPNEVDHFFCDIPAILPLASADTSLAQRVSFTNVGLVSLVCFLLILVSYTRITISILSIHSTEGRQHAFSTCSAHLIAILCAYGPIITVYLQPTPNPMLGTVVQILMNLVGPMLNPLIYTLRNKEVKIALKKILHGKRPISEG, encoded by the coding sequence ATGAAGATGAAGAACTGCTCAGTGGTGACTGAGTTCATTCTCCTGGGAATCCCGCATACAGAGGGCCTGGAGACTGTGCTTTTTGTGTTATTCCTGCCCTTCTACACCTGCACCCTGCTGGGAAATGTGTCTATCCTTGTGGCTGTTATTTCCTCTACCCGCCTTCACACACCCATGTACTTTTTTCTGGGGAACTTGTCTGTGTTTGACATGGGTTTCTCTTCTGTGACTTGTCCAAAAATGCTACTCTACCTAATGGGACTTAGTAGACTCATCTCCTACCAAGACTGCGTCTCCCAGctcttcttctttcattttcttgggAGCATTGAATGCTTTCTGTACACTgtgatggcctatgaccgctTTGCTGCAATTTGTCATCCTCTACGGTATTCCATCATCATGAACTCTAGGGTCTGCGTGGCTCTAGCTGTGGGCACATGGCTCTTAGGATGCCTCCATTCTATTATCTTGACTTCCCTCACCTTCGCTTTGCCTTACTGTGGTCCCAATGAAGTAGACCACTTCTTCTGTGATATACCAGCCATCTTGCCGTTGGCCTCTGCTGATACGTCCTTAGCTCAGAGAGTGAGCTTCACTAATGTTGGTCTAGTGTCTCTTGTCTGCTTTCTCCTGATCCTTGTGTCCTATACTCGGATCACAATTTCCATCTTGAGTATTCATTCAACTGAGGGACGTCAGCATGCCTTCTCCACCTGCAGTGCCCATCTTATTGCTATCCTCTGTGCCTATGGACCCATCATCACTGTGTACCTTCAGCCCACACCCAACCCCATGCTGGGAACTGTGGTACAAATTCTGATGAACTTAGTAGGACCAATGCTGAACCCTTTGATCTATACTTTGAGGAACAAGGAAGTAAAAATAGCTCTGAAAAAAATACTGCATGGGAAGAGACCCATTTCTGAAGGTTAG